A window from Aliamphritea hakodatensis encodes these proteins:
- a CDS encoding type IV pilin protein — MRNWKLQRAFTLIELMIAVAIVGVLAGIAYPSYLEYVAAGRRADAQGNLIALAQHMERQFTLNGTYLTASGAVPVLPYVLSPQNGPVAFYALALPPGDLTANTFTIRARPANAMAGDRCGDMTIDNLGRKTPPECW, encoded by the coding sequence GTGAGAAACTGGAAGCTTCAGCGGGCGTTTACATTAATTGAATTGATGATCGCAGTGGCGATTGTCGGAGTTCTGGCGGGTATCGCATACCCAAGTTATCTTGAATATGTCGCCGCCGGAAGGCGGGCTGATGCTCAGGGGAATCTGATTGCACTGGCACAGCACATGGAGCGGCAGTTCACTTTAAATGGCACTTACCTGACCGCCAGTGGCGCGGTTCCTGTGTTGCCCTATGTGCTTTCCCCACAAAATGGTCCCGTGGCATTTTATGCCCTTGCATTACCGCCCGGTGATTTAACGGCTAATACCTTTACGATTCGGGCGCGTCCTGCAAATGCCATGGCCGGTGACCGTTGTGGTGATATGACGATTGATAATCTGGGACGAAAAACACCCCCCGAATGCTGGTAA